GCCGTAACGCTGTTCCTGGGGAGCCAGCCGCAGAATAGCCTATTTCAAATGCTCCTGAAAGAACTGCTCTATTTTGTTGAAAGGAATAACCCCGGCCTGATTGTCATAGAGATCCACATGGCTTGCGCCGGGAATGATCATCAGCTCCTTGTTATCCCCCTTCAGCTTCTTGAAGGCATCCTCGCTGAAATAGCGAGAGTGGGCTTTTTCTCCGTGAATCATGAGCACGGCGCTGCGGATTTCCCCGCTGTACGCCAGCAGGGGCATATTCATGAAGGAGAGCGCGGAGGTGACATTCCATCCGCCGTTTGAGTTGAGCGAACGCTTGTGGTAGCCGCGCTCCGTTTTATAGTAATCATAGTAATCCTTCATGAACGCGGGGGCATCCGCGGGCAGAGAATCGGGCACGCCCCCGGCGAGCGCATAGGAACCGTTTTTGGCATCGGCGGTGCGCTGGGCATTCAGCCGTTGGCGCAGTTCATGGCGGGCGCCGGCATCCATCGCGTCGAAATAGCCGTTCGCGTTCACGCGGCTCATATCATACATCGTGGAAGTTACCGCCGCCTTGATGCGGGTGTCGATAGCCGCCGCGTTCAAGGCCATGCCGCCCCAGCCGCAAATGCCGATGATTCCGATGCGTTCGGGGTCCACGTCGTCGCGGGTGGAGAGGTAATCGACGGCTGCGGAAAAGTCCTCCGTGTTGATGTCCGGGGAGGCGACGTAACGGGGTTCTCCCCCGCTCTCTCCCGTATACGAGGGATCAAACGCAATCGCCAGAAAACCGCGCTCGGCCATCGTCTGGGCATAAAGCCCGGAAGATTGTTCCTTCACGGCTCCGAAGGGGCCGGAAACGGCGATAGCCGGCAACTTCCCGGCAGCCTTCCGGGGCACGTACAAATCCGCCACCAGCGTAATGCCGTAGCGGTTGCGGAAGCTCACCTTATGGTGGCTTACCTTGCCGCTTTCCGGAAATACCTTGTCCCATTCCTGCGTTAAATTCAGTTTTTCGTTCATGATCCTGTCTGTGTTGGCGTTATTATGTTCAGCAAACAAGCTTCCTGCGCAGCAGAAGCAGGCGGAGAAAGCTACGCAAAGCCTTTTAAATGAATGTCCTGTCATCTTCCCGGTACTTCATGTGAATTACTGCTTCCCGTAATTGATCAGGTACAGGACGGATTCCGGGTCCTGATGGCACAGGAAAAGGCTTTCCCCGCGGTCCAGCCTGGCGATGGCGCCCATGTCTTCTTGGGTAAGTTCAAAGTCAAAAACGTTGAAATTCTCCTCCATCCTCTCCCGGTGGGTCGTCTTGGGAATGACGATGACCCCGCGCTGGATCAGGAAGCGCAGGGCCGTCTGCGCCGGGGTCTTGCCGTACTTCTCTCCGATGTCTTTCAAGACCGGGTTCGTAAAAAATCCGTTGCGGCCTTCCGCGAAGGGGCCCCAGGATTCCACCCGCGTACCGTACTTCGCCATCAGCTCCCGGGCCTTCACCTGCTGGTTGAACACGTGCGTTTCCACCTGGTTGACGGCGGGCTTGATTTCACAGAACTCCGCCAGGTCCACAAAGCGGTCCGGATAAAAATTGCTCACGCCAATGGCGCGGACCTTCCCGGCCCGGTTCGCCTCCTCCATGGCCCGGTAGGTGCCGTAATAATCGTTGAAAGGCTGGTGGATGAGCAGCAGGTCCAGGTAATCCGTGCGCAGCTTGCGCAGGGATTCGTCAATGGAGGCTTTCGCTTTTTCATACCCGCCGTTGGTGATCCACACCTTGGTGGTGAGGAACAATTCTTCGCGCGGCACCCCGCTCTTCTCCGCCGCGCGGCCCACGGCCTCTTCATTGCCGTAAATTTGCGCCGTATCAATGGAGCGGTAGCCCACACTGATCGCGTCCAGCACGCAGCGTTCGCACTCCGCGGCGTCCGGAATCTGAAAAACGCCAAAGCCCAGGATGGGCATGACCACTCCGTTATTCAATGTTAATTCTTCCATAATCGTTTCTATTTGTATTGTTTATTGATATTAAAAAAGGCCTGTCAAACGCCCCTCGGCGGCGGAAGTTCCTTCAGTTCATAGTTTCTGCTCCCCAAACCGATCTTCTCGGCGTAATCCACCGTATGCCTCCCATGGCGGCTTTCAATGCGCTCGATCAGCGGCCTGCTGTTGTCTCCCGGAGAAGGCTTGACGGCATAAACGAGGTCCAGGCACGCCTGGTCCAGCGCGACCGGGTCCGTGGAGGCCAGAATGCCGATGTCCTTCATTTCCGGGTCATGGGGGTGGGCGTCGCAATCACAGTCAATGGACAGCCTGTTCATCACGTTGATGTAAAGAATCCTGTCCCGGAAATAGTCTGCCACGGCCTGCGCGGAGGCGGCCATGGATTCCAGGAAATCGTCCTGCACGGCCAGATTGTTCCACACGGCGGAAACGTCCCGCGTTTTTCCTGCGGAATGGATGTACGCCTTGCCGCTTGCGGACGCCACGCCGATGGACTGGTTCTTGATCACCCCGCCGAAGCCCCCCATGGCATGCCCCTTGAAGTGGGCCAGGTTAATCATGAAATCATAATTCTTCAAATGGCTTCCCACGATGTCGTATTCCAGGTGCTTCCTGTCTTTCACCGGAATGGTGAACTCTCCCTCCGCGTCCATGATGTCCACCCTGGCAATGTCGGAAAAGCCGTGGTCTTTCGCGGCCTTGAGATGGTCCTCCGTCCGGGAGCGCTTGCCGCCGTAAGCCGTATTGCATTCCACGATGGTGCCGTTCACGCGGCGCACCAGGTCCCTGATCAGGTCCGGGCTCAGGAAGTTATGGCCTCCGGGCTCCCCGGTGCTGATCTTGACGGCCACCCTGCCGGAAGCGGGGCGCCCCAGAGCCTCATAAATCCTTACGAGCGCTTCCGGAGAAATCTCCTTCGTCATCCATACTCCGGACGCCCCTTTTCTTTCCGCTGCCGCCCCCAGCGCGTATTCCGGCAAGGCCAGAGACGCCAGGGCCGCTGTGGAAGACTGGAGCCACGCTCTTCTTGTCATGTTGTTTCCCATGGTAACTTGATTGTTTGTTATTTTCCTGCGAGGCCGCCCGGGAATGCCGGGCGCGTTCATGTTCCGGAAACGCGGCCCTCCAGGGTCCGGCAGATTCTGTCCAGCCCTTCAAGCAGCAGTTTCCGGGGACAGGCGATGTTCAGGCGGATGAAGCAGCCCTGCGTCTCCCCGTACATTTCCCCGCCGTTCACCATCACGCGGCCCTCTTCCTCCAGCAGGCGGACGATTTCCGCCTCGGGAAGCCCCAGCGCGGAACAGTCCATCCAGACCAGGTACGTGCCTTCCAGGGGCAGCACGCGGAGCTGTGGCAGACGTACGCCCAGCACGTCCCGGACCGTTTCATAATTCCGGTAAAGGTAGAGCTTCAGCTCCTCAAGCCATTCCTCCCCGTTGTTATACGCTGCCTCCAGCGCGTCCACGGTGAAGGAGTTCACGTCGCACACCTCGTTAATGTTGATTGCCTTGTCTATCTTCTGCCGTATTTCCTCATCCGCCGCGACGATGTTGGCGATCTGGATGCCCGCCAGATTGAAGGCCTTGCTGGGGGAAATGCAGGTGACGGAATGGCGCAGGGCTTCCTCCGACAGGGAGGCGAAGGGCGTGTAGGGATGGCCGGGATACGCCAGCTCGCAATGAATCTCATCCGCCACCACCAGCACGCCGTTTCTCCGGCAGATCTCCGCGATCTTCTCCAGCTCCGGCCGCGTCCACACGCGCCCGGCGGGATTGTGGGGATTGCACAGGAGCAGGAGCTTGACGGCGGGATCAGCCGCTTTCCGCTCCAGGTCCTCCGCATCAAGCGTGTATTTCCCGTTCTCATACTTCAGCGGATTCTCCTCCACCACGCAACCGTTGTTGCGGATGGAGGAGAAAAAGCAGTTGTACACCGGCGTCTGCACCAGCACCTTGTCCCCCGGAGAAGCCAGGGCCCTAATGATGGCGGACAGGGCGGGAACCACCCCCGTGGTGTAAATCATCCACTCCGGCCTGATCTTCCAGCCGTGGCGGCGCGCAAACCAGTTCACCACCGCCTCATAATAGGAATCCGGCACCCGCGTGTAGCCGAAAATGCCGTGTTCCGCCCTCTTCCGGATGGCCTCCGTCACGGCCGGGGCCGTGCGGAAATCCATGTCCGCCACCCACATGGGGAGGATGTCCACCGCGGGCATGGAATCCCACTTGTAGGAATTCGTGCCGCGGCGCGGAACCACTGTGTCAAAATCGTACTTCATGCCGCTTCTCCCGACTGGGTTTTCGCCGTTTCAACGGAGCAGTCCGCCGGGGCCTTGCAGTTCCCGTCCAGAATGATCTCTCCGTAACTGTCCGCCACGATGCGGCCGCTGCGCGGATTCTTGACGCTGTGGACGCGCCCCTTGATCTCCGCCCGGACGGAGGAGTACTCAAAGCAAAGGTCCGCATCCTCCCCGAACGTGCAGTTTTCCAGCACCAGGTTCTCCGCGTAGCACAGCGCCTGCGTGCCGGAAATACGGCAATTCACCAGGCGCAGGTTCTTGGAATGCCAGCCCAGATACTCACCGTCCACCACGGAATCATACACCGTCACGTCCTCCGTATTCCAGAAGGCGTCCTTGGAATGGATCTCCGCATGGCGGATCACTACGTTCCTGCAATACTGGAAGGAGTAATTCCCGTTCAGGCGGAAGCCGTCAATGTCTATATTCTCCCCGTGCATGAACAGGTAATCGCCTTTGTCCGCCTGCACGTTGCGGAGTTCCACGTTCCGGCAGTGCCAGCAGCACTCCAGGGCATCCGTCAGGACCACGTTCTCCAGCGCCATTCCGTCCATGTCACGGAACATCTTGGGCGCCTCCACCCGCGTATCCTTCATGCGCAGGTTCCGGGAATACCAGATGGCGGCGCGGGCGCCTTCCCGGAACAGGCAATCCTGGATCAGGAGGCCGTCATTGTGCCAGAAGGGGTACTTGCCCCGGAACTCACACCGCACGGCTTCAATGTCGGAACACTCCTTCAGGGCGGACTCTCCGGGATAAATCGTAACGTCCTCCAGTCTCAAATGATGGGAGGCAAACAAGGGGCGTTCCCCTTCGTAGGAAGTGTTTTTAATCATTCTCTTGGTCATGGTCATGGTTTGGTAAAATGTTCTTTTGATATTCATGGCGTGCCGTTTACGCGGCGGTGACGTACTCCCGGCAAAGGGAGGGAGCGGAAAGAAATGGGAACGGCGCTGGCCGCCAATCATGCCTTCCTCTTTCTTCCTTCAGGCTATTCATTATAGTAACTGTAATGCAAAGCATTTTTAGCATTTTCTGGTTCATCATTTTTAATGTATTCATATTCAATGGATATTAACTGTCATAAAACTCATTTCATAAAAAACGGACTCGTGAAAACATTCATTTTTCACTTCCCCGGCAAGCTACTTCCCTCCTGTACTCCACGGGGCGGTCCGGGAAAAGCCCCTTCTCCTCCCCGGATGGAGCTTCCGCCGGGGTTCTCCTGACCAGCGCGATGCTGCCCAGGATGATGCACAGCCCGGCCATCCGCACCCACGTCATTCCCTCACCTCCGGCCGCGCAGCCCAGGACCACGGCCACCAGCGGATTGACATAGGCGTGCGTGCCCACCTCCGCCGCAGGCCGCACCTTGAGCAGCCAGATATAACTGGTGTACGCCAGAATGGAACCGAACAGCACCAGATAAGCCAGGGACAGCCACGCGGACGCGGGAACGTCCGCCCAGTTCATTTCCTCCGGCTCCCTCCGGGCCAGGGCCCAGCACCAGAACATGGCCCCCGCCGCCAGCATCTGCCACGCGGCTCCTCCCACGTTATTCACCGCTTCCTCCGCGCAGGAGCGGTACTTGGCGTACAGCGTGCCCAGGGCCCAGGAGACGCAGCCCAGGACGAGCAAAAGAATTCCCTGCGCCCCCTGGCCGCCCCCTTCTTCCTGAAGCGCCTGCTCCGCGAACAAAAGCCCCACCCCCAGGAATCCGGCGCCCATGCCCGCCAGGGCGGAAACGCTCCGGAAATTCCTGCGCCACATGGGAGCGTCCAGCGCCATGATCCAGATGGCCGTGGAGGAGACGACGATAGCCACCAGGCTGCTGCTCAAATACCGCTGGGCCAGCATGACCACGGCCATGTCCACAAAAAGGAGGATGACGCCGCTGACGGCGGACTTCCGGACCAGGGCGCTCCGGAAAACGCCCTCCCCCCGGGCGCGGGCCGCCAGCAGGAGAAGGAACCCGGCGGCGCAGAAGCGCAGGCCGCCCAGCAAAAACGTGGGGAACGCCTCTAGAGCCCTCCCGATGAAGTAATAAGTGGACCCCCAGACGACGTAAATCATGAAATACGCGGTGATGATACCCGGGCGCCCCGGTTGTTCCGTGATGGGATAGGCAGGCATTGGAAAATCTCCCGGGCATTTATTTGTGAAAAGGAGCCGCCTTCCCTCCGCGGAGAAGCAGAGGCTTCCGGAACAACGGAAGCCGTTTTCCGTAAGTGAGCATGCGCCACCCCCATTCCAGGGGGCCGAACAGGCAGAATTTCAGCCACGCATGGCTGAACAAAACCTGGAACAGGAAAACGGCGGCGGCAGTCAATTCCACCTGCGCCAGCCCCATCCGCGCCCCCAGGCGGAAGCCTATGCCGTAAAACAGGACTATGCCCAGGACGGACTGGCCGATGTAGTTGGTCAGCGCCATCCGCCCGGGAGCTGCCAGGGCGCGGAACAGGGGAGCCTGCCGCCGGCGCAGGAACCACAGGCAGAAAACGGACGCATACGCCAGGCTCAGCGGAATAACGCTGACGGCATACAGGCAGGCGCCCGCCACGGGGCCCCCGCCCAGCAGATGAAGCGCATGGGCGGCATAAAGGAAGGACAGGGGAAGCCCCGCCAGAAAACCGTAACGGCACACCTTCTTCAAAAGCTCCCGGTGGATCTTCAAATTCGCGTAAATGCCCTTTCTCCCCACATACAGGCCCAGCAGGAACAGGGCCAGAACCTTGAACACCCGGTTGCTTTCCAGCAGTTCCTGAATGCGGATGAACGCCCCGGACAGCGTGAACTTCAGCACGTCGGAATAATGCTCCCCATCCACCAGCCACCTGCTGAAATTGTCCTCCGTAATCCCGCTGCGCCCGTTGAAATACTGGACCGCGCCCTCCACGGAGGCGGCCAGGTCCAGCCGGAGGCCCGGCAACACCTTCAGAATGTCCATCAGGACGGGGCAGAAAACGAGCACGGCGGCAACGGCAAGCAGCTTCCTGTCCGGCACGTTCCGGAACAGCGGCAGCAGCATGCCTGCCAGCGCATACAGAAGAAGGATATCCCCGCTCCACAGAAGCATCAGGTGCAGCAGCCCGAGCAGGGCCAGAAGGCCCATTCTGCGGTAAAAAACGGCCAGGCCGTTCCTCCCCTTCTCCATGGAATGAGCCATGATGATGGAAAAACCGATGCCGAACAGCAGGGAAAACAAACTGTAAAACTTGCCGTCAATGAAAACATACTGAAGAAACCGGACCACGCGGTCGATTCCGGCCGTGGGCATGGCGGAAACAACCTCCGGACTCTGGAACGTGTACAGGGAAAACTCCGGGAAATTGGCAAGGCAGATGCCCAGAAGCGCCAGCCCCCGCAGGGCATCCAGAACCACGGAACGCTCCCGCGGACTGACGGGGTTCAATTGTTCAGCGGGAGGCATCCTTCCCTCCTTTCCAGCCGCAGGACGCATCGGCGCCCTGATTCAATAAACGTATTAATTTCATCTTCTTATAAATAATTGTTTCATGTCATTACCACCGTCTTCTCCAACAATGAGGCGCCAGCCCCCCCTGCAACCGGAAAACGGTTTTCTCCCGGTTCCAACAGCAAGGAATGAGTCCGGTTCCGGCGCAACCCGGAAAAGCCCCGGAAATCAGCGTTTCACGTCAATGGTCACGCGGAGCTTTCCGGGAACATCCAGGGCCTTCAGGCCATCCCCGTCCAGACTCCCCAGAATGACCAGACCGCCGGACGGTCTGAAATCCTTCCTGAAAATGCATAAATTGCCCCATGGGGCGTAGTAGGCGATGGCCCCCCGGAAGGGTTTCCCCACGGAGGGCGCCCCGGCGGCGGACAGTTTTCCGGGCAAGGGGCTGATCTTCTCGGTATCCCCGTAATCTTCCAGAACCAGCGTCAGAGGCAGCAGGGACATGAAATCCCTGGCGGCGGCGCTATCCTGAAGAGTGACGGCAACTTCCCGTTCTCCTGCTTTAATCGTAATATTCATGGTGCTTGGAGATGGTGACGGAGCCTCCGGCTCCGCGGAGCAGCTGGGGGCAAGCAAAGCCCCTGCTACATGCAAATACAGTAATATTCTTTTCATGGCCTGTGTTTAATGAAACTGGCTGCCCGGCATGGAAACGGGGCCGGGCCTCCCCGTGGAAAAAAGAGAACGGAGGGCTGTCTTCCCGCGGCATCCTCATCCCGTGTCCGGAAACCCGGACGCCGCGGGAAACGCTCACCTATCCTCACTATGCGCAAAAATCTTTATTCATCTCTTCTTTGTGTTCCGGATTCCTTCATGAGAGGCGTTCCTAGGCTCCTATCCCCATGATTCTGGCCTGCTTCATGGCCGGATTGCCCTTGATGTCCCCCATCTTCCAGGCTCCGGCGCCGTAAACCACGCCTTTCTCCACCGCCCCTTCCAGGCAGTCCAGAAAACCGCGGAAGCACTCCACGGTGCGCTCCATGCCGGCCCGGTTATCCTCCGCCGCGGCCAGAATGAAGTAAAACTCCTTGGCCCGCATCTCTTGGTAGCGGGGCACCGTGCGGTCGATGAACGTCTTCATCTGGCCGCACAGCGTGTAAAAATACACGGGGGTGGCCAGTACGATGACGTCCGCCGCCACCAGTTTGTCCAGCAGTTCCGCCATATCGTCCTGCTGGAGGCAGGCGCGGGCGTCATGGCACACGCCGCAGCCGCGGCAATAGCCGATGCGCTTCTCCGCCAGGCGCACCTTCTCCGCTTCATGGCCTGCTCCCCGGGCGCCCTTCAAGAACTCATCACACAGAAGGTCGGAATTGCCGCCCTTGCGCGGGCTTGAGGAAATAATCAAAATCTTTTTGCTCATGGTAAAAGCCTCCCGGATTTAACAATAGGACTCCCGGTAAATGGAAACGCAATCCTCCAGGGACAGTTCCGCGCGGTCGCACTGGAACAGGAACCCCATGGTTTCCCTGGCGTTAGCCGCCATCTTCCCGAACTCTTCCGGCGTGATGCCGTAGTCGCTCATGCGCAGGCCGCTGACTCCGCAGGCTGTTTGCAGCCTGTCCAGCATGGTGATGAAATCCATGGGGTCCGCGGCGTCCGGCATTCCCATGGCCTGCGCCATGCGGACAAAGCGTTCATCCGCTACATGCCGTTCAATCAGGTGCGTGAAATACGCCTTGCTGATCATGATGAGGCCTGCTCCGTGGGGCAGCTCCTGATGGTAGGCGGACAAGGCATGCTCCAGGGAATGTTCGCTGGTGCAGCGGCCCACGCACATCACGTAGCCGGACAGGGTATTGCCGAAGGCCACATGCGTACGAGCCTCCAGGTCGGCCCCGTCAGCCACGGCCCTGGGCAGGTAACGGCTGATATGCTCCATGGCCGTCAGGGCATACATGTCACTCATCAGGTTCGTGCCGTTGGAAACGTAGCCCTCCACGCTGTGGAACAGGGCGTCAAATCCCTGAAAGGCCGTAAAAAGGGGAGGAACGGTAAGCATCAATCCGGGGTCCACGATGGAAAGCGCCGGAAACAGGTCCGGATGGACAAACCCCGTTTTTTCATGCGTTTCCTCATTCGTGACCACGGTTCCCGCATCCGCCTCCGACCCGGTTCCGGCGGTGGTGGTAATGGCGACGAGCGGAAGAGGCCTGTTGGCAACGGGACGCCCCTTCCCGGTACCGGACGGGATGTAATCCCAGTAATCACCGCTGTTCACCGCCATGAGCGCCATGGACTTGGCGGCATCCATGCAGCTTCCGCCGCCCAGGGCGATGATGAAATCACAGCCGTGTTCGCGGGCAAACCGGCCACCGGCGTTCACGGTGGACTTCAGGGGATTGGGCTCCACCCGGTCAAAAACGGCGTATTCAACGCCGGCCTTCTCAAGCTGTCCGGTGAGGCGGTCCAGATAACCGTTGGCCCGCGTGGACTTCCCGTTGGAAATAACGATCATGGCCTTGCAGCCCGGCATGGTCTCCCGGTGCAGGTTTTCCAGTTGCCCGGCCCCGAAAAGAAGCCGGGTGGGCACATGCATGATAAATGTGGAATTGGTATGGTCTGGCATGATGACAGGTTCGTTTGACGGCTGCTTTCCGGCCCCCGGAACATCCGGACGGAAACGGAAAGCAGCGCATTACCTATCATCTAAATGGTTACACTTACTCTAAGGAAAGAAAAATCTTGAAAATAATTTCAAGATCATTTCAAACAATTCATCATCAAATATTTCAGGCGCAAAAAAAATAAACCATCCCTTCCGTTTATCCCTCAAAAAAGTCACACTTTCCATTCATCCCGCCCGCTGTACCGGAGAACATCCGCAAACACGGGAGTTCATCC
This DNA window, taken from Akkermansia muciniphila, encodes the following:
- a CDS encoding alpha/beta hydrolase; this translates as MTGHSFKRLCVAFSACFCCAGSLFAEHNNANTDRIMNEKLNLTQEWDKVFPESGKVSHHKVSFRNRYGITLVADLYVPRKAAGKLPAIAVSGPFGAVKEQSSGLYAQTMAERGFLAIAFDPSYTGESGGEPRYVASPDINTEDFSAAVDYLSTRDDVDPERIGIIGICGWGGMALNAAAIDTRIKAAVTSTMYDMSRVNANGYFDAMDAGARHELRQRLNAQRTADAKNGSYALAGGVPDSLPADAPAFMKDYYDYYKTERGYHKRSLNSNGGWNVTSALSFMNMPLLAYSGEIRSAVLMIHGEKAHSRYFSEDAFKKLKGDNKELMIIPGASHVDLYDNQAGVIPFNKIEQFFQEHLK
- a CDS encoding aldo/keto reductase, with the protein product MEELTLNNGVVMPILGFGVFQIPDAAECERCVLDAISVGYRSIDTAQIYGNEEAVGRAAEKSGVPREELFLTTKVWITNGGYEKAKASIDESLRKLRTDYLDLLLIHQPFNDYYGTYRAMEEANRAGKVRAIGVSNFYPDRFVDLAEFCEIKPAVNQVETHVFNQQVKARELMAKYGTRVESWGPFAEGRNGFFTNPVLKDIGEKYGKTPAQTALRFLIQRGVIVIPKTTHRERMEENFNVFDFELTQEDMGAIARLDRGESLFLCHQDPESVLYLINYGKQ
- a CDS encoding DUF362 domain-containing protein gives rise to the protein MGNNMTRRAWLQSSTAALASLALPEYALGAAAERKGASGVWMTKEISPEALVRIYEALGRPASGRVAVKISTGEPGGHNFLSPDLIRDLVRRVNGTIVECNTAYGGKRSRTEDHLKAAKDHGFSDIARVDIMDAEGEFTIPVKDRKHLEYDIVGSHLKNYDFMINLAHFKGHAMGGFGGVIKNQSIGVASASGKAYIHSAGKTRDVSAVWNNLAVQDDFLESMAASAQAVADYFRDRILYINVMNRLSIDCDCDAHPHDPEMKDIGILASTDPVALDQACLDLVYAVKPSPGDNSRPLIERIESRHGRHTVDYAEKIGLGSRNYELKELPPPRGV
- a CDS encoding MalY/PatB family protein; this translates as MKYDFDTVVPRRGTNSYKWDSMPAVDILPMWVADMDFRTAPAVTEAIRKRAEHGIFGYTRVPDSYYEAVVNWFARRHGWKIRPEWMIYTTGVVPALSAIIRALASPGDKVLVQTPVYNCFFSSIRNNGCVVEENPLKYENGKYTLDAEDLERKAADPAVKLLLLCNPHNPAGRVWTRPELEKIAEICRRNGVLVVADEIHCELAYPGHPYTPFASLSEEALRHSVTCISPSKAFNLAGIQIANIVAADEEIRQKIDKAININEVCDVNSFTVDALEAAYNNGEEWLEELKLYLYRNYETVRDVLGVRLPQLRVLPLEGTYLVWMDCSALGLPEAEIVRLLEEEGRVMVNGGEMYGETQGCFIRLNIACPRKLLLEGLDRICRTLEGRVSGT
- a CDS encoding DUF3737 family protein, which codes for MTKRMIKNTSYEGERPLFASHHLRLEDVTIYPGESALKECSDIEAVRCEFRGKYPFWHNDGLLIQDCLFREGARAAIWYSRNLRMKDTRVEAPKMFRDMDGMALENVVLTDALECCWHCRNVELRNVQADKGDYLFMHGENIDIDGFRLNGNYSFQYCRNVVIRHAEIHSKDAFWNTEDVTVYDSVVDGEYLGWHSKNLRLVNCRISGTQALCYAENLVLENCTFGEDADLCFEYSSVRAEIKGRVHSVKNPRSGRIVADSYGEIILDGNCKAPADCSVETAKTQSGEAA
- a CDS encoding EamA family transporter, which encodes MPAYPITEQPGRPGIITAYFMIYVVWGSTYYFIGRALEAFPTFLLGGLRFCAAGFLLLLAARARGEGVFRSALVRKSAVSGVILLFVDMAVVMLAQRYLSSSLVAIVVSSTAIWIMALDAPMWRRNFRSVSALAGMGAGFLGVGLLFAEQALQEEGGGQGAQGILLLVLGCVSWALGTLYAKYRSCAEEAVNNVGGAAWQMLAAGAMFWCWALARREPEEMNWADVPASAWLSLAYLVLFGSILAYTSYIWLLKVRPAAEVGTHAYVNPLVAVVLGCAAGGEGMTWVRMAGLCIILGSIALVRRTPAEAPSGEEKGLFPDRPVEYRREVACRGSEK
- a CDS encoding DUF418 domain-containing protein, giving the protein MPPAEQLNPVSPRERSVVLDALRGLALLGICLANFPEFSLYTFQSPEVVSAMPTAGIDRVVRFLQYVFIDGKFYSLFSLLFGIGFSIIMAHSMEKGRNGLAVFYRRMGLLALLGLLHLMLLWSGDILLLYALAGMLLPLFRNVPDRKLLAVAAVLVFCPVLMDILKVLPGLRLDLAASVEGAVQYFNGRSGITEDNFSRWLVDGEHYSDVLKFTLSGAFIRIQELLESNRVFKVLALFLLGLYVGRKGIYANLKIHRELLKKVCRYGFLAGLPLSFLYAAHALHLLGGGPVAGACLYAVSVIPLSLAYASVFCLWFLRRRQAPLFRALAAPGRMALTNYIGQSVLGIVLFYGIGFRLGARMGLAQVELTAAAVFLFQVLFSHAWLKFCLFGPLEWGWRMLTYGKRLPLFRKPLLLRGGKAAPFHK
- a CDS encoding cyclophilin-like fold protein is translated as MNITIKAGEREVAVTLQDSAAARDFMSLLPLTLVLEDYGDTEKISPLPGKLSAAGAPSVGKPFRGAIAYYAPWGNLCIFRKDFRPSGGLVILGSLDGDGLKALDVPGKLRVTIDVKR
- a CDS encoding flavodoxin family protein — its product is MSKKILIISSSPRKGGNSDLLCDEFLKGARGAGHEAEKVRLAEKRIGYCRGCGVCHDARACLQQDDMAELLDKLVAADVIVLATPVYFYTLCGQMKTFIDRTVPRYQEMRAKEFYFILAAAEDNRAGMERTVECFRGFLDCLEGAVEKGVVYGAGAWKMGDIKGNPAMKQARIMGIGA
- a CDS encoding iron-containing alcohol dehydrogenase → MPDHTNSTFIMHVPTRLLFGAGQLENLHRETMPGCKAMIVISNGKSTRANGYLDRLTGQLEKAGVEYAVFDRVEPNPLKSTVNAGGRFAREHGCDFIIALGGGSCMDAAKSMALMAVNSGDYWDYIPSGTGKGRPVANRPLPLVAITTTAGTGSEADAGTVVTNEETHEKTGFVHPDLFPALSIVDPGLMLTVPPLFTAFQGFDALFHSVEGYVSNGTNLMSDMYALTAMEHISRYLPRAVADGADLEARTHVAFGNTLSGYVMCVGRCTSEHSLEHALSAYHQELPHGAGLIMISKAYFTHLIERHVADERFVRMAQAMGMPDAADPMDFITMLDRLQTACGVSGLRMSDYGITPEEFGKMAANARETMGFLFQCDRAELSLEDCVSIYRESYC